The Coffea arabica cultivar ET-39 chromosome 8e, Coffea Arabica ET-39 HiFi, whole genome shotgun sequence genome window below encodes:
- the LOC113702981 gene encoding uncharacterized protein gives MKAYGPIIYPLNGEHLWKDLKQVPVLPPETIKLPGRPKKVRRREPDEPPATTTSRGQTKRLSRVDLMDYKCRKCKQKGHNSRKCPSSHDQENIQQQATAVTSSSQSQQQTPNAMNPGANKQSQPQQSNFTPEAVFGASGLETDTNDQVLFDLISQIPDQPTTSQPPTSTLTTKNATSPGKKVKYRCGVCRRFGHTRSSCDSTLASLYKRHPWEPPGLARPKNTANISTSKSAAKRAKKA, from the exons ATGAAGGCATATGGGCCTATAATATATCCTCTCAATGGTGAGCATTTGTGGAAGGATTTGAAACAGGTGCCTGTCCTACCACCTGAAACCATCAAGCTTCCTGGCCGGCCAAAGAAGGTAAGAAGAAGAGAGCCAGATGAGCCACCAGCTACAACAACTTCTCGAGGACAAACAAAGAGACTGTCTAGAGTTGATCTAATGGATTATAAGTGCAGAAAGTGTAAACAGAAGGGCCACAATAGTAGGAAGTGTCCAAGCAGTCATGATCAAGAGAATATCCAGCAACAAGCTACTGCGGTTACAAGTAGCTCTCAATCACAACAGCAGACTCCCAACGCTATGAATCCTGGTGCAAACAAGCAGTCCCAACCTCAGCAGTCCAATTTCACACCTGAAGCAGTTTTTGGTGCAAGTGGCTTGGAGACTGATACAAATGACCAAGTCTTGTTTGATCTCATCAGTCAAATCCCAGATCAACCTACAACCAGCCAACCACCTACTTCAACATTGACAACAAAGAATGCAACATCTCCA GGTAAGAAAGTCAAGTACAGATGTGGTGTATGTCGGAGATTTGGACACACTCGAAGTAGTTGTGATTCAACATTGGCCTCTCTCTATAAGAGACACCCATGGGAACCACCTGGATTGGCT AGGCCCAAGAATACTGCAAATATATCTACTTCTAAAAGTGCTGCAAAGAGGGCTAAAAAGGCCTAG